One window of Diabrotica undecimpunctata isolate CICGRU chromosome 8, icDiaUnde3, whole genome shotgun sequence genomic DNA carries:
- the LOC140449034 gene encoding uncharacterized protein, translating to MEEGWSIRALANFYNRNLKTIFRKQRWVQQQSLKRKVGSGRSKVSTPQQDAALVQFLRDNPFATSKDSRIHTGFSGAQPTVSRRINESELKNRPAAKKPLVTVEHRQARVIFALNYIYRNPQFWNNVIFTDEKTFQSTYNGQIRVYRSANTTFEERYIHSHNKSLRFFCKCMGLD from the coding sequence ATGGAAGAAGGATGGTCAATTCGTGCGCTAGCAAATTTCTATAATAGAAATTTGAAAACAATCTTCAGAAAGCAACGATGGGTCCAACaacaatcattaaaaagaaaagttggtTCAGGGCGTTCCAAAGTATCCACTCCTCAACAAGATGCTGCTTTAGTTCAATTCTTAAGAGATAATCCATTTGCGACGTCGAAGGATTCAAGGATTCATACGGGATTTTCTGGTGCCCAACCTACTGTAAGCAGAAGGATCAATGAATCTGAATTAAAAAACCGACCAGCTGCTAAAAAACCATTAGTAACTGTTGAACATCGGCAAGCAAGAGTAATATTTGCACTAAACTATATTTACCGCAACCCACAATTTTGGAACAACGTCATTTTTACTGATGAAAAGACTTTTCAGTCGACCTATAACGGTCAAATCCGTGTTTATCGTTCAGCCAATACTACGTTTGAAGAACGATATATTCACTCTCATAATAAATCTTTACGTTTTTTCTGTAAATGTATGGGGTTGGATTAG